A region from the Wolbachia endosymbiont of Folsomia candida genome encodes:
- a CDS encoding Bax inhibitor-1/YccA family protein, giving the protein MSYMRNEQDVRSQGAYYSAGLRSYLTKVYNYMALALGVTGIVAFLTVFSGLHQVIHSNTVLLYAVMLSPLALVFFVYPRILQLSVQSAFTIFFAFAVLIGMSSSYIFVTYTAESIARAFFITSIMFGSMALYGNTTKRDLTSMGSFLMMGVWGLFIAFIVNLFLRSGPLDFAISFISVIVFTLKTASDAQRIKDVYYRNNDGSEAAATKLAILGATSLYLDFINIFLSLLRLLNSRD; this is encoded by the coding sequence ATGTCTTACATGAGAAATGAACAAGATGTCCGCTCTCAAGGCGCTTATTACAGTGCTGGACTCAGAAGCTATCTGACTAAAGTATATAATTACATGGCTTTAGCCTTAGGTGTTACAGGAATTGTTGCATTTCTAACGGTATTTTCTGGTCTTCATCAGGTAATTCACTCTAATACCGTTCTATTGTATGCAGTAATGCTTTCTCCACTTGCGCTAGTGTTTTTTGTATACCCTAGAATTCTACAACTTAGTGTTCAGTCTGCATTCACCATATTTTTTGCGTTTGCAGTATTAATTGGAATGTCTTCATCCTATATTTTTGTAACTTATACTGCAGAAAGTATAGCAAGAGCATTTTTCATTACATCAATCATGTTCGGCTCTATGGCTTTGTATGGTAATACCACAAAAAGAGATCTTACAAGTATGGGATCTTTCTTGATGATGGGAGTTTGGGGATTGTTTATAGCATTCATAGTAAATCTATTCCTTAGAAGTGGTCCACTCGATTTTGCAATATCATTTATATCAGTGATAGTGTTTACTTTAAAAACTGCATCTGACGCTCAAAGAATCAAAGATGTTTATTATAGGAATAATGACGGCTCAGAAGCTGCTGCTACTAAGCTAGCAATACTCGGTGCAACTAGTCTTTATCTAGACTTTATCAATATATTCCTCAGTTTGCTCAGGTTACTTAATAGTAGAGATTAA
- the rlmB gene encoding 23S rRNA (guanosine(2251)-2'-O)-methyltransferase RlmB: MKSQKTTENFWLYGRHTCISALKNKNRQCIELLVTENFHKEHEKEIRECTNDRKIKAQIVENKIFDSILPKGVNHQGIALKVLPISSNLEIEEVAENGDESSTIVILDQVTDTHNIGSILRTAACFNVNALVLPRDHSPGENASIAKAASGALDILPLVYVTNIVNTMKYLKKAGYWCYGFDCNTGEDIDETKSFGQKRVIVFGSEEKGMRRLVKENCDHLLKIPISNAIGSLNVSNAAAIGLYSVYIKTNASA, encoded by the coding sequence ATGAAATCACAAAAAACTACCGAAAATTTTTGGTTATACGGAAGGCACACTTGTATATCAGCATTAAAAAATAAAAATAGGCAATGCATAGAACTGTTAGTAACAGAAAATTTCCACAAAGAACATGAAAAGGAAATTAGAGAATGCACAAATGACAGAAAGATTAAAGCTCAAATAGTCGAAAATAAAATATTTGATAGCATTTTGCCCAAAGGCGTTAATCATCAAGGGATTGCTTTAAAAGTTTTACCTATTTCTAGCAATTTAGAAATTGAAGAAGTCGCTGAAAATGGAGATGAAAGTTCCACTATTGTAATTCTAGATCAAGTCACAGATACACATAATATAGGGTCGATTTTAAGAACTGCGGCCTGTTTTAATGTTAATGCATTGGTTTTACCTCGTGATCATTCACCTGGCGAAAATGCATCTATCGCAAAAGCAGCTAGTGGTGCACTAGACATTTTACCCCTAGTCTACGTTACAAATATAGTAAACACCATGAAATATTTAAAGAAAGCTGGCTATTGGTGTTATGGTTTTGATTGTAACACTGGCGAGGATATAGATGAAACAAAGAGTTTTGGTCAAAAAAGAGTTATAGTCTTTGGGTCTGAAGAAAAAGGAATGCGAAGGCTAGTAAAAGAAAACTGTGATCATCTTTTAAAAATACCAATATCAAATGCAATAGGCAGTTTAAATGTTTCAAATGCAGCAGCAATAGGCCTATATTCTGTTTATATTAAAACAAATGCTAGCGCGTAG
- a CDS encoding ribonuclease J, with the protein MNINKNEFLFLPLGGVGRIGMNVSLYHYQGKWIMIDLGIGFADETMPGVDLLIADVDFIAQRKKDLLGIIITHAHEDHCGAVPHLWEELQCPIFTTQFTVNFLKEKLKEFRLDGKVPVKEVDINGTIDLGPFTVEFINITHSVPEANSILISTEVGSALHTGDWKFDPEPVVGLTSNIKRLKEIGDKGDLLATVCDSTNILSKHHPESEGGVYNNIYNVIKRSKKLVAVSLFASNVARIETIAKAAQALNRKVVLLGRSLWRIVKVAQDSGYLSDCPEFLEAKEAENYPRDKLVLLCTGCQGEPLAATARLANKSHQSFKMHQGDTMIFSSKIIPGNETRAHNMLNSFIEMGVEVVTEKTEHVHASGHPTREEIKEMYSLIKPRMSIPVHGEYIHTQAHVKFAKECGVPKAIMIAPGDAVNLENGEIVDSVDVEYFGIDGMLLRHPESSVIKMRARMRDAGVIVVTAIVDKRNKLLVRPKVFAPGVFEVIEDTAIVKEIIKKVEAAFSLQETKKIKSKIESSIFGILKEYLLKRPIVEVQIEQV; encoded by the coding sequence ATGAATATAAACAAAAATGAATTTTTATTTCTCCCACTTGGTGGAGTAGGAAGAATTGGGATGAATGTTAGCCTGTATCATTACCAAGGCAAGTGGATTATGATCGACCTTGGTATTGGTTTTGCAGATGAAACCATGCCAGGCGTTGACCTGTTAATCGCTGATGTAGATTTTATCGCTCAAAGAAAAAAAGATTTGCTTGGGATAATAATTACACATGCACATGAAGATCACTGCGGCGCAGTTCCACATCTGTGGGAAGAGCTTCAGTGCCCAATATTTACAACGCAGTTTACGGTCAATTTCCTGAAGGAGAAGCTAAAGGAATTTCGGCTCGATGGTAAAGTGCCTGTAAAAGAGGTAGATATAAATGGCACTATAGATTTGGGTCCATTTACTGTGGAGTTCATAAATATTACTCACTCAGTTCCAGAGGCAAATTCAATATTAATTAGCACTGAAGTCGGTAGTGCGCTGCATACAGGCGATTGGAAATTTGACCCTGAGCCAGTGGTTGGTCTCACTTCTAATATTAAGCGTTTGAAAGAAATTGGTGATAAAGGTGATCTACTTGCAACAGTATGTGATTCAACAAATATATTAAGCAAACATCATCCTGAGTCAGAAGGTGGAGTTTATAATAATATTTATAACGTAATCAAGCGATCTAAAAAATTGGTTGCCGTGTCACTATTTGCTTCAAATGTAGCACGTATTGAAACTATAGCTAAAGCCGCACAAGCACTAAATAGAAAAGTGGTTTTGCTTGGCAGATCATTGTGGAGAATAGTAAAAGTTGCACAAGATAGCGGTTATTTAAGCGATTGTCCTGAGTTTTTAGAAGCAAAAGAAGCAGAGAATTATCCAAGGGACAAACTGGTGCTGCTCTGCACTGGTTGTCAAGGAGAGCCACTGGCAGCAACTGCAAGACTTGCTAATAAGAGTCATCAATCCTTTAAAATGCATCAAGGTGACACAATGATTTTTTCATCAAAAATCATTCCTGGAAATGAAACTCGTGCACATAATATGCTCAATTCTTTTATTGAGATGGGAGTAGAAGTTGTTACTGAAAAAACAGAGCATGTCCACGCTTCTGGGCACCCAACACGAGAAGAAATAAAGGAAATGTACTCTTTAATAAAGCCGAGAATGTCTATTCCTGTACACGGTGAGTATATTCACACGCAGGCACACGTAAAATTTGCTAAAGAGTGTGGTGTACCAAAAGCAATAATGATTGCACCAGGTGACGCTGTAAATTTGGAGAACGGAGAAATAGTTGATTCAGTTGACGTGGAATACTTCGGTATTGATGGCATGTTGCTACGTCATCCAGAAAGCAGTGTTATAAAAATGCGCGCAAGAATGAGAGATGCTGGAGTAATTGTAGTTACAGCAATTGTGGACAAAAGAAATAAATTATTAGTAAGGCCTAAAGTCTTTGCACCTGGTGTTTTTGAAGTAATAGAAGATACAGCTATTGTAAAAGAAATAATCAAGAAAGTTGAAGCAGCATTTAGCTTACAGGAGACGAAAAAAATTAAAAGTAAGATTGAAAGCTCAATATTTGGTATCTTAAAGGAATATTTACTAAAAAGACCTATAGTGGAGGTTCAAATAGAACAGGTATAA
- a CDS encoding alpha/beta hydrolase has protein sequence MVEVFLNNTTEKIEGEYSQSKNPDAPVVLVLHHHPQYGGNMDHKMIHSICTSFIDNDFSVLKINFRGVGKSTGTFDKGIGELTDAAVAIDWIQEHNSSNVPIWVVGFSFGAWVAMQLTMRRPEVVGFVALSPPATKYDFSFLSPCPVPGLIIQSSNDTISEESDVTELANRLISSVKSRHMEYHVIDDTNHFLRDKEEEVAQIIDDYIKLRMNNTATSSQKVENEMRVKEYA, from the coding sequence ATGGTAGAAGTTTTTTTGAATAATACAACAGAGAAGATAGAAGGAGAGTATAGCCAGAGCAAAAATCCTGATGCACCGGTTGTATTGGTTTTGCATCATCATCCTCAATATGGCGGTAATATGGATCATAAAATGATACACAGCATATGTACATCTTTTATTGACAATGACTTCTCTGTATTGAAAATTAACTTTCGTGGTGTAGGAAAGTCAACTGGCACTTTTGACAAAGGTATAGGTGAGCTAACTGATGCTGCAGTAGCTATTGATTGGATTCAAGAACATAATTCTAGCAACGTTCCAATTTGGGTGGTCGGTTTTTCTTTTGGAGCATGGGTAGCTATGCAATTGACGATGCGTCGCCCGGAGGTAGTTGGGTTTGTTGCTCTTTCTCCTCCAGCAACTAAGTATGACTTTTCTTTTCTCTCTCCTTGCCCAGTGCCTGGACTTATAATACAAAGTAGTAATGACACAATTTCAGAGGAAAGTGACGTAACAGAGCTAGCAAATAGGTTAATAAGTTCGGTAAAAAGTCGTCATATGGAATATCACGTAATAGACGACACTAATCACTTTCTCCGTGATAAAGAGGAAGAAGTTGCTCAAATCATAGATGATTACATAAAACTACGTATGAATAACACAGCTACTTCATCTCAAAAAGTTGAAAACGAAATGAGAGTAAAAGAATATGCTTAA
- a CDS encoding exodeoxyribonuclease III has translation MLKIATWNVNSIRKRAVQLCNFIVDSQIDIILLQEIKCTEEQFPYAEIEELKYEYSIYGQVARNGVCVLSRYPILETFKVDVVEDHNEARYIECVIKHNNQNIRVGSVYVPNGQSPDSHAFEYKLKFFDSLYKRMSNLLKDEELIVISGDYNVAPDEIDVFDPNLLNGQVCFHIKEREKLRAILNLGFKDAFRISHPNLQQFSWWNYQGNSLRNNQGMRIDHMLLSPQAVDKLETCYIDDRLRKLENPSDHTPVVCIIK, from the coding sequence ATGCTAAAGATTGCAACTTGGAACGTAAATTCTATACGCAAAAGAGCCGTTCAGCTTTGTAATTTTATAGTTGATAGTCAGATAGACATAATTTTGTTGCAAGAAATAAAGTGCACTGAAGAGCAATTTCCTTATGCAGAGATAGAGGAATTAAAATATGAATATTCCATCTATGGACAAGTTGCAAGAAATGGTGTTTGTGTACTATCCAGATATCCTATACTAGAAACATTTAAGGTTGATGTTGTAGAAGATCATAATGAAGCGCGTTACATAGAGTGCGTGATAAAACACAATAACCAGAACATAAGGGTAGGGAGTGTTTACGTTCCAAATGGTCAAAGCCCTGACTCTCATGCATTTGAATACAAGCTCAAATTTTTTGATAGCCTCTATAAAAGAATGAGCAATTTGTTAAAAGATGAAGAGCTGATTGTTATCTCTGGTGATTACAATGTTGCACCGGATGAAATTGACGTCTTTGATCCAAACTTGCTGAATGGTCAAGTGTGTTTTCATATAAAGGAACGTGAAAAACTAAGAGCGATTTTGAATCTTGGATTTAAAGACGCATTCAGAATATCCCATCCAAATTTACAACAATTTAGCTGGTGGAATTATCAAGGTAACTCATTAAGAAACAATCAGGGAATGAGAATAGACCACATGCTTCTATCGCCGCAAGCTGTAGATAAATTAGAAACATGCTATATAGATGATAGATTGCGCAAATTAGAAAACCCATCCGATCATACGCCAGTTGTGTGTATTATAAAATAA
- a CDS encoding cysteine desulfurase family protein: MVIIDGKVTDKLSISPLEYQGDDYVYADYNATAPLSSNAKKRILEVLSKQILNPSSLHKKGQEARKILQDARDDVRRFIGVSNDKEIVFTSGATEANNLVMKGIKGYQHVISAIEHPSILSSAHNPNIIPVNQDGVVDLVELEKILSALKGNKVLVSVMMANNETGVIQPIKKIVEIAHKFGAICHTDAAQSIGKIEVNMQDLGADLLTLSAHKFGGMVGSGVLIFDKKLKIEPIISGGGQERGLRGGTENVVAIAGLSAALHDIPDLLLKMNKIKELRDHLESELLSISNDIKIFGKNSERLPNTSFICMQGIKSDVQLMHFDLNNIAVSNGSACSSGTVEPSHVLLAMGATKSQAECSIRVSIGPKTKSQDIKKIVDCWCSIYKKNITI; this comes from the coding sequence ATGGTTATCATTGACGGTAAAGTAACAGATAAACTCTCAATATCCCCTTTAGAATATCAAGGTGACGACTACGTATACGCTGACTACAATGCAACTGCTCCACTCAGTAGCAATGCAAAAAAAAGAATACTTGAAGTCTTATCAAAGCAAATCTTGAATCCATCTTCGCTACACAAAAAAGGACAGGAAGCAAGAAAAATCCTTCAAGACGCAAGAGATGATGTACGTCGCTTTATCGGCGTTTCAAACGACAAAGAAATAGTTTTTACTTCTGGCGCAACTGAAGCAAATAACCTTGTTATGAAGGGAATAAAAGGCTATCAACACGTAATTTCAGCTATAGAGCATCCTTCAATCCTTAGTTCTGCACATAATCCCAATATAATACCAGTAAATCAGGATGGAGTTGTTGATCTTGTAGAGCTAGAAAAGATTCTCAGCGCGCTTAAAGGAAATAAAGTACTTGTCTCAGTGATGATGGCAAATAATGAAACTGGAGTTATACAACCAATTAAAAAGATAGTGGAAATAGCCCATAAATTCGGTGCAATATGCCACACTGATGCTGCTCAAAGCATTGGAAAAATTGAAGTGAACATGCAAGACTTAGGAGCAGATTTGCTAACTTTATCTGCCCACAAATTTGGCGGTATGGTGGGGAGCGGAGTTTTGATATTTGATAAGAAGTTGAAAATAGAGCCTATAATTTCCGGTGGTGGGCAAGAAAGAGGATTGCGCGGAGGTACAGAGAATGTTGTTGCAATTGCAGGGCTCTCTGCTGCACTTCATGATATTCCAGATCTTCTATTGAAAATGAATAAGATAAAAGAGCTACGTGATCATTTAGAATCGGAATTATTGAGTATTTCTAATGACATAAAAATCTTTGGTAAAAACTCCGAGAGGTTACCAAATACTAGTTTCATCTGTATGCAAGGAATAAAAAGCGATGTTCAGCTTATGCATTTTGATTTGAATAATATTGCAGTCAGCAACGGCTCTGCATGCTCTTCTGGCACAGTTGAACCCTCTCATGTGTTACTTGCAATGGGAGCCACAAAGAGCCAAGCAGAATGTTCAATTCGAGTTAGTATAGGCCCCAAAACTAAGTCACAAGATATAAAAAAAATAGTAGATTGTTGGTGCTCAATTTATAAAAAAAATATCACAATTTAA
- a CDS encoding cytochrome c oxidase assembly protein, producing MFSFLRRGDKNSIVFFLVSLVFLMVCLTYASVPLYRIFCKATGYGGTTKQVTKAITNVTNQKIRVYFNADIMPDLPWEFNQETNYMDVNIGEQNLAFYYAKSLSDQPSFGMAVYNVTPFKAGKYFNKIACFCFNEQMLLPKQKAAMPVSFYIDPDILLDQNTKDLDQITLSYTFFKLK from the coding sequence ATGTTCTCCTTTTTAAGGAGGGGTGATAAGAATTCTATAGTTTTCTTTTTAGTATCTTTAGTTTTTTTAATGGTGTGTCTTACATATGCATCAGTACCCTTATACAGGATTTTCTGTAAAGCCACTGGATATGGCGGAACAACAAAACAGGTAACTAAAGCGATAACAAATGTAACTAATCAAAAAATCAGGGTATATTTTAATGCTGACATCATGCCTGATCTACCCTGGGAATTTAACCAAGAAACTAACTATATGGATGTAAACATAGGGGAACAAAACTTAGCTTTTTATTATGCAAAAAGTCTCTCTGATCAGCCTTCATTTGGAATGGCGGTGTACAATGTTACACCTTTTAAAGCAGGTAAATATTTTAACAAAATTGCATGTTTTTGCTTTAATGAACAAATGCTACTGCCGAAACAAAAAGCGGCTATGCCTGTCTCTTTTTATATAGACCCTGATATACTGCTTGATCAGAATACAAAAGATTTAGATCAAATAACGCTATCTTATACGTTTTTTAAGCTTAAATGA
- a CDS encoding Smr/MutS family protein — MQDDELNWQKNVKPLKCGKVTLKIDHKINIKSVVNKGTFALEENFFNTSNASMQSCLDYNTKSKIDKGKYFISDRLDLHGYNVEDAYYKLIDFVIKNYQAGNRCLLVITGYGNVTNKTGAIKNNLYKWLNDTKIQHMVLYHQQATKEHGGKGAFYVLLRRNRDQLEPTI; from the coding sequence ATGCAGGATGATGAACTCAATTGGCAAAAAAATGTTAAGCCACTAAAGTGTGGGAAAGTTACCTTAAAAATTGATCATAAAATAAATATAAAATCTGTGGTCAATAAAGGAACTTTTGCTTTAGAAGAAAATTTTTTTAATACTAGCAACGCTAGCATGCAGTCTTGTCTTGACTATAATACAAAATCAAAAATTGATAAGGGCAAATATTTTATAAGCGATAGATTAGATTTACATGGCTATAATGTAGAGGACGCTTATTATAAATTGATAGATTTTGTAATTAAAAATTATCAAGCAGGTAACAGGTGTTTATTGGTAATCACTGGATATGGTAATGTAACAAACAAAACAGGGGCTATAAAAAATAATTTATATAAATGGTTAAATGACACAAAAATTCAGCATATGGTTTTATATCACCAACAAGCCACAAAAGAGCATGGCGGCAAAGGGGCTTTTTATGTTTTATTAAGGAGAAATAGAGATCAGCTCGAACCCACCATATAA
- a CDS encoding UbiX family flavin prenyltransferase — MNSRIVIGISGASGSIYGVRILEALRNINRSLVSVIPVLDTGIQGKRNIDSSVTRWNDSNQGYETHLVISSAGKITLAHEIPEKLEDITSLADFYYSEEKIGEKIASGAFKTLGMIIAPCSMKTMSEIASGVTSNLLTRAADVTLKERRKLVLMVRETPLHLGHLRNMLKLTEMGAIIAPPVPSFYTKPKSLNDIIDHSVGKVLDLFDIKCPNFKEWQGV, encoded by the coding sequence GTGAATAGTAGAATTGTAATTGGAATAAGCGGTGCATCTGGCTCTATTTACGGTGTGCGTATTTTAGAAGCATTAAGAAATATTAATAGATCTCTTGTCTCTGTCATCCCAGTGCTTGACACTGGGATCCAGGGAAAAAGAAATATAGATTCCAGCGTCACGCGCTGGAATGACAGCAATCAGGGTTATGAAACTCATTTAGTAATCAGTAGTGCTGGAAAAATAACTCTAGCTCATGAAATTCCAGAAAAACTTGAAGATATTACATCGCTTGCGGACTTTTATTACTCTGAGGAAAAAATAGGAGAAAAGATAGCAAGTGGTGCTTTTAAAACTTTGGGGATGATTATCGCTCCATGCTCTATGAAAACAATGTCTGAAATTGCGTCTGGTGTTACTTCCAACTTATTGACAAGAGCTGCAGATGTAACACTTAAAGAAAGAAGAAAGCTAGTACTAATGGTGCGGGAAACCCCACTACACCTTGGGCATTTGCGTAATATGTTAAAGTTGACAGAGATGGGAGCAATTATTGCTCCGCCAGTGCCATCATTTTATACCAAACCAAAATCATTGAATGATATAATTGACCATTCCGTTGGGAAAGTATTGGATTTATTTGATATCAAATGCCCTAATTTCAAAGAGTGGCAGGGAGTGTAG
- a CDS encoding HlyC/CorC family transporter, producing the protein MNLVLVSVLLVIFILLALSFLFSGAEIGLTSISRSRINKLKLDGNTRAKIIDRLLNRKELTIGTILLGNTVINITCSALFTAMFINLFGNESIFLSTIIMTFCILLFCEVLPKTYAIQNPEKFASFSAYFLLFFVKIFSPLTLGIQFIVNLILKLCGLHRDKEVISAADAMRNMITLHRSEGTMLQQDLDMLNSILDLAETDISQIMTHRKNLFSIDINLNKEDLIREILTSSHSRIPLWQKEPEDIIGVIHVKDLINALRAKNNKTEEVDITQVMSKPWFIPESTLLSVQLHNFRKNRKHFALVIDEYGALQGIVTLEDILEEIVGDISDEHDLITENSIKKISDNLYNIEGETPIRDINRQLHWNLPNEEASTLAGMIVNEIERIPEESEEFSMYGFHFKILKKDKNVITIVEVQVKIDNTDKSS; encoded by the coding sequence ATGAATTTGGTATTAGTTTCAGTATTATTAGTAATTTTTATTTTACTGGCTTTGTCGTTTTTATTTTCAGGAGCAGAAATAGGTTTAACCTCAATTAGCCGTTCTCGAATTAATAAGCTAAAACTAGATGGTAACACAAGGGCTAAGATAATAGACCGCTTGTTAAATCGAAAAGAATTAACAATAGGCACAATATTGCTCGGTAACACAGTTATCAATATTACTTGTTCCGCGTTATTTACAGCAATGTTTATAAATCTTTTTGGAAATGAGAGCATCTTTTTATCAACAATTATCATGACATTTTGCATTTTACTGTTCTGTGAAGTGTTACCAAAGACTTACGCCATTCAGAATCCTGAAAAATTTGCATCGTTTTCTGCTTACTTTTTACTGTTTTTCGTGAAGATTTTTTCTCCACTTACGTTAGGTATTCAATTTATTGTCAATCTCATCCTAAAATTATGCGGACTACATAGAGATAAAGAAGTGATATCTGCAGCAGATGCAATGCGTAATATGATTACTTTGCATCGCAGTGAAGGAACTATGCTACAACAGGACTTAGATATGTTAAACAGCATACTTGATTTAGCTGAAACAGATATATCGCAAATTATGACCCATAGGAAAAATTTGTTTTCTATTGATATAAATTTAAATAAAGAGGATTTGATAAGAGAAATTTTAACTAGCAGTCACAGTAGAATTCCTTTGTGGCAAAAAGAGCCAGAGGATATTATCGGTGTAATTCACGTGAAAGATCTAATAAATGCCTTGCGCGCAAAAAATAATAAAACGGAGGAGGTTGATATTACTCAAGTGATGTCGAAGCCTTGGTTCATACCAGAAAGTACACTGCTCAGCGTGCAACTTCACAATTTTCGTAAAAATAGGAAGCACTTTGCACTTGTTATTGATGAGTATGGTGCATTACAGGGAATCGTAACCCTTGAGGATATATTAGAAGAAATTGTTGGGGATATTTCTGATGAGCATGATTTGATTACAGAAAATTCCATCAAGAAAATATCTGATAATCTGTATAACATAGAAGGAGAAACCCCAATTAGAGACATCAATAGGCAGTTACATTGGAATCTTCCTAATGAAGAAGCTTCAACTTTAGCTGGTATGATTGTGAATGAAATAGAGCGTATTCCTGAAGAAAGTGAGGAGTTTTCTATGTATGGTTTTCACTTTAAGATTTTAAAAAAAGATAAAAATGTTATTACTATTGTTGAAGTGCAAGTAAAAATTGATAATACTGATAAGAGCAGTTAA
- the folD gene encoding bifunctional methylenetetrahydrofolate dehydrogenase/methenyltetrahydrofolate cyclohydrolase FolD gives MTIIIDGKKIANDLCEELSKKIDTLKKEHNIFPCLKVILVGENPASQVYVRNKQKKAESIGIESETIFLSGTISEDQLIGKINELNNDPSVHGILVQLPLPNHINASRVVNSVSVAKDVDGFHNENVGRLVKGEKNCLIPCTPRGALYLIKSIEANLFGKNAVVIGRSNIVGKPMFHLLLQEDCTVTILHSRSKNLAEHCSKADIVVAAVGKPNFVQADWIKNDAIVIDVGINSVQIDGKSKLVGDVDFEGAKEKAKAITPVPGGVGPMTIAFLMINTFTAACLQNGCKLDDFGG, from the coding sequence GTGACAATTATTATTGACGGTAAAAAAATAGCGAATGATCTCTGCGAGGAGTTATCGAAAAAAATTGATACTTTAAAAAAAGAGCACAATATTTTCCCATGCCTTAAAGTGATCCTTGTTGGTGAAAATCCGGCAAGTCAGGTCTATGTTCGTAATAAACAAAAGAAAGCAGAGTCAATAGGAATAGAATCTGAAACTATTTTTTTATCTGGCACGATATCAGAAGATCAGTTGATTGGAAAAATCAATGAATTGAATAATGATCCATCTGTACATGGCATTTTAGTGCAACTGCCTTTGCCAAATCACATTAATGCAAGCAGAGTAGTTAACTCAGTAAGTGTGGCAAAAGATGTAGATGGATTTCATAATGAAAATGTTGGCAGATTAGTTAAGGGTGAAAAAAATTGTCTTATACCGTGTACTCCGAGGGGTGCTTTATATTTGATTAAATCAATTGAAGCAAACCTTTTTGGTAAAAATGCAGTAGTGATTGGTAGGTCAAACATCGTTGGCAAACCAATGTTTCATCTACTATTGCAAGAGGACTGTACTGTGACTATTTTACATTCAAGAAGCAAAAACTTAGCTGAACATTGCTCTAAAGCAGATATAGTAGTTGCGGCAGTGGGCAAACCAAATTTCGTTCAAGCAGACTGGATAAAAAACGATGCAATAGTAATTGATGTTGGCATAAATAGTGTGCAAATAGATGGCAAAAGCAAGCTTGTAGGTGATGTTGATTTTGAGGGAGCAAAAGAAAAAGCTAAGGCTATTACTCCAGTGCCAGGTGGTGTTGGCCCAATGACAATTGCATTTCTGATGATAAACACTTTCACTGCTGCTTGTCTGCAGAATGGATGTAAGCTTGATGATTTCGGTGGCTAA
- a CDS encoding DUF2312 domain-containing protein, with translation MEDTVKVTSEELRGYIERIEKLEEEKKEVQDHIRDVYLKAADEGWDTKVMKQIIKLRKMDDDDREEQEILLDTYKRALGMSCEEELRE, from the coding sequence ATGGAAGACACAGTTAAAGTAACATCCGAAGAGCTGAGAGGATACATAGAGAGGATTGAAAAGCTTGAAGAAGAGAAGAAGGAGGTACAGGATCATATTCGCGATGTATACCTGAAAGCAGCAGATGAAGGCTGGGATACAAAAGTTATGAAACAAATCATCAAGCTAAGAAAGATGGATGACGATGACAGGGAAGAGCAAGAAATATTGCTTGATACATATAAACGTGCACTTGGAATGAGCTGCGAAGAAGAATTACGTGAATAG